A region of Fibrobacter succinogenes subsp. succinogenes S85 DNA encodes the following proteins:
- the argS gene encoding arginine--tRNA ligase, whose translation MNSFNAEIAKALAATGAFDEEAALKLISVPPDTSHGNYTIPCFSLAKTLRKAPKLIAEDLAAKVQLPAGLSKVEAVNGYLNFFIDRGFLAKSTLNEIAAKGLEYGHAASNGKVVCIDYSSPNIGKELAFHHLRSTMIGNSLARIYKAAGYKVERINHLGDWGTAFGKLIVMYLREKLPTDEATLNALTVKELNILYASFSKASKEEPGLEDEARAAFTKLEQGDEFYRKLWTAFRAATLKELMRIYDMMGVGFDHYTGESFFEDKIPAVLDELREKNLLVNSQERDVVMLDEFDLNPCLIRKSDGSTLYATRDLAAAIYRKKEYNFDKCLYVVDLGQALHFKQVFHVLKKMGREWYKDMYHIPFGVILQMVDGKWEKGKTRTGTASLLRDVIEAAQKKILEFIDEKNPGLENKELIARQIGISALTFNDLKNSRLKDVRFDWDAVMSFEGDTGPYVQNAHVRLCSIMRKAGYTVPVADVDYAQLTDDAAYSLINILAKKGEKILAAVKDDEPSVLAQYALEIAEAAHKFIHEDRVLGSAEEKSRLFLVQSTQIVLENVLDLLGLFPIRQM comes from the coding sequence ATGAACTCATTTAATGCAGAAATCGCAAAGGCACTTGCAGCAACTGGAGCTTTTGACGAAGAAGCCGCATTGAAGCTTATTTCCGTACCGCCTGATACAAGTCACGGAAACTACACCATTCCTTGCTTTTCTCTCGCAAAGACTCTGCGCAAGGCACCGAAGCTCATTGCCGAAGATTTAGCAGCCAAGGTTCAGCTCCCGGCTGGACTTTCTAAAGTTGAAGCTGTAAACGGTTACCTCAACTTCTTCATTGACCGTGGATTCCTCGCCAAGTCTACACTCAACGAAATCGCCGCCAAGGGTTTGGAATACGGCCACGCCGCATCGAATGGCAAGGTTGTCTGCATTGACTACAGCTCCCCGAACATCGGTAAGGAACTCGCCTTCCATCACTTGCGCTCCACCATGATCGGTAACTCGCTCGCCCGAATCTACAAGGCCGCCGGTTACAAGGTCGAACGCATCAACCACCTCGGTGACTGGGGAACCGCATTCGGTAAGCTCATCGTGATGTACCTCCGCGAAAAGCTCCCGACCGACGAAGCTACTTTGAACGCACTCACCGTGAAGGAACTCAACATCCTTTACGCCAGCTTCTCCAAGGCTTCCAAGGAAGAACCCGGCCTCGAAGACGAAGCACGCGCCGCATTCACAAAGCTCGAACAGGGTGACGAATTCTACCGCAAGCTGTGGACCGCTTTCCGCGCCGCAACGCTCAAGGAACTCATGCGCATTTACGACATGATGGGCGTTGGCTTTGACCACTACACCGGTGAATCTTTCTTCGAAGACAAGATTCCGGCAGTGCTCGATGAACTCCGCGAAAAGAACTTGTTGGTGAACAGCCAGGAACGCGACGTGGTGATGCTCGACGAATTTGACCTGAACCCGTGCCTTATCCGCAAGAGTGACGGTTCCACGTTGTATGCAACACGCGACCTCGCTGCCGCCATCTACCGCAAGAAAGAATACAACTTTGACAAGTGCCTTTACGTGGTGGACTTGGGACAAGCTCTCCACTTCAAGCAGGTGTTCCACGTGCTCAAGAAGATGGGCCGCGAATGGTACAAGGATATGTACCACATTCCGTTCGGCGTGATCCTCCAGATGGTCGACGGCAAGTGGGAAAAGGGCAAGACCCGTACCGGTACGGCAAGCCTCCTCCGCGACGTGATCGAAGCCGCCCAGAAAAAGATTCTTGAATTCATCGACGAAAAGAATCCAGGCCTCGAAAACAAGGAACTCATTGCACGCCAGATCGGTATCAGCGCACTTACCTTCAACGACCTCAAGAACAGCCGCTTGAAGGATGTCCGCTTTGACTGGGATGCCGTGATGAGCTTCGAAGGCGACACAGGTCCGTACGTGCAGAACGCACACGTCCGTCTTTGCAGCATTATGCGCAAGGCTGGCTACACCGTTCCGGTGGCTGACGTGGATTACGCACAGCTTACCGATGACGCCGCCTATAGCCTCATCAACATTCTCGCCAAGAAGGGCGAAAAGATTCTCGCCGCCGTCAAGGATGATGAACCGAGCGTGCTCGCGCAATACGCACTCGAAATTGCCGAAGCCGCACACAAGTTCATCCACGAAGACCGCGTGCTCGGATCTGCCGAAGAAAAGTCCAGACTCTTCCTCGTGCAATCCACACAGATTGTGCTCGAAAACGTCCTTGACTTGCTCGGCCTCTTCCCGATCCGCCAGATGTAG
- a CDS encoding fibrobacter succinogenes major paralogous domain-containing protein has protein sequence MERIKLFRLGIYSVLALSVAQVFAAPPKTWDAIFNAEGQGDYAAAKIDGNIRFGEYTHYKNVQPVSFRVLDDKFDFSVAGNMTVPAKMVEDPNFYENCRNTMEAWISYFDKPRHFGNEDLIINIAGVDFACGNDLFNVHDLRIKFTNPQAQKAWVAELEGRQKYKREQLSAFRVAEQEHRAEIRDKSTSFTDPRDGQVYRIIKVEGREWFAQNVNYNVEGHSWCYEDKDSYCARSGRLYDLEGARKACPEGWHLPRDREWSDMLKGLTGCYDGVDKCGNFATKMKATTGWQGGGGTDEYGFTIFSSGYRKVLGKATIRYEDMGEYAGFWSAQNGRNETIWLWAMGRMSDQMVRQLVPATAKNNGYSVRCINGN, from the coding sequence ATGGAGAGAATTAAATTGTTCAGACTGGGAATATACTCCGTGCTCGCTTTGTCTGTTGCGCAGGTGTTTGCTGCACCTCCTAAGACTTGGGATGCCATTTTTAACGCCGAAGGTCAGGGCGATTATGCCGCGGCCAAGATTGACGGAAATATTCGTTTTGGCGAATACACCCATTACAAGAATGTCCAGCCGGTTTCCTTCCGCGTTTTGGATGACAAGTTTGACTTTTCTGTTGCCGGTAACATGACTGTTCCTGCAAAGATGGTCGAAGATCCGAACTTCTACGAAAATTGCCGCAATACCATGGAAGCGTGGATTTCTTATTTCGACAAGCCGCGCCACTTTGGCAACGAAGACCTCATCATCAATATCGCCGGTGTGGACTTTGCTTGCGGTAACGACTTGTTCAACGTACATGATTTGCGTATAAAGTTTACAAACCCGCAGGCCCAGAAGGCTTGGGTGGCTGAACTTGAAGGCCGTCAAAAGTACAAGCGCGAACAGCTCTCCGCATTCCGCGTTGCCGAACAGGAACACCGTGCAGAAATCCGCGACAAGTCCACTTCGTTTACGGACCCGCGTGACGGACAAGTTTATCGAATCATCAAGGTTGAAGGCCGTGAATGGTTCGCACAGAACGTGAACTACAATGTCGAAGGCCACTCCTGGTGCTATGAAGACAAGGATTCTTACTGCGCACGTAGCGGTCGCTTGTACGACCTTGAAGGCGCTCGCAAGGCTTGCCCGGAAGGTTGGCACTTGCCGCGTGACCGCGAATGGTCCGACATGCTCAAGGGCCTCACGGGCTGCTATGACGGTGTGGACAAGTGCGGTAACTTTGCTACCAAGATGAAGGCAACGACTGGCTGGCAGGGTGGTGGCGGTACCGACGAATATGGTTTCACCATTTTCTCCTCGGGCTATCGCAAGGTTCTCGGCAAGGCTACGATTCGCTATGAAGACATGGGCGAATATGCTGGTTTCTGGTCTGCTCAGAACGGCCGCAACGAAACGATTTGGCTTTGGGCTATGGGCCGTATGAGTGACCAGATGGTCCGCCAACTCGTCCCCGCAACCGCAAAGAACAACGGCTATTCTGTCCGCTGCATTAACGGAAATTAA
- the purU gene encoding formyltetrahydrofolate deformylase yields the protein MTRYILQILCPDQKGLIAGTTQVLAKAGANIIDLQQHTAKDIETFFLRAVFDIEADGIPEVKRHLETIAPHLQLNWKLFDTSKTERVAIFVSKTDHCLYDLLLKRRDGDLPCEFSCIVGNHPDLGPVGGSFGVPFYYVPSNPDKTIPENRFREIIEETKTDTIVLARYMQILTAQFTEEFKYRIINIHHGFLPAFKGAKPYHQAWHKGVKIIGATAHFATEDLDQGPIICQDIQRVPETASIDELVELGKDIEKRTLSQALKLWLEHRVFVHAGRTFIL from the coding sequence ATGACTCGTTATATTCTCCAGATCCTTTGCCCTGACCAAAAAGGGCTTATCGCCGGCACAACGCAAGTTCTTGCCAAAGCCGGAGCCAACATTATTGACCTCCAGCAACATACCGCCAAGGATATCGAAACGTTTTTCTTACGTGCCGTTTTCGACATTGAAGCGGATGGCATCCCCGAAGTCAAAAGACACCTTGAAACAATCGCTCCGCACCTTCAGCTGAACTGGAAACTGTTCGACACCTCCAAAACCGAACGCGTTGCCATTTTTGTTTCGAAGACGGACCACTGCCTTTACGACTTGCTCCTCAAACGCCGCGATGGCGACCTTCCCTGCGAATTCAGCTGCATCGTGGGTAACCACCCGGACTTAGGCCCGGTCGGAGGCTCCTTCGGCGTGCCGTTCTACTACGTGCCGTCCAACCCGGACAAGACGATTCCCGAGAACCGTTTCCGCGAGATCATCGAAGAAACCAAGACGGATACAATCGTCCTTGCACGCTACATGCAGATTTTGACCGCTCAGTTCACGGAAGAATTCAAGTACCGCATCATCAACATCCACCACGGGTTCCTCCCGGCATTCAAGGGCGCAAAGCCTTATCACCAAGCATGGCACAAGGGTGTGAAGATTATCGGTGCAACAGCGCATTTTGCCACTGAAGACCTCGACCAGGGTCCGATTATTTGCCAAGACATCCAGCGCGTCCCCGAAACAGCAAGCATCGATGAACTCGTCGAACTCGGCAAGGATATCGAAAAGCGCACGCTTTCGCAGGCCCTCAAGCTGTGGCTGGAACACCGCGTGTTCGTTCACGCCGGCAGAACGTTTATTCTCTAG